A window of Flavobacterium flavigenum contains these coding sequences:
- a CDS encoding KUP/HAK/KT family potassium transporter: MSAAHKNLHSKLSIGGLLITLGIIYGDIGTSPLYVMKAILGDHSIDADIVLGGISCVFWTLTLQTTIKYVLITLSADNHGEGGIFALYALVKKTKIKWLIVPAIIGGSALLADGIITPPISVSSAVEGIKTYYPEINTIPIVIGILFILFTIQQFGTKLVGKFFAPMMLIWFAMLGTLGVVQILDHPEVIKAINPYYAYHLLSIHPDGFFVLGFVFLCTTGAEALYSDMGHCGRKNIRISWVFVKLTLVLNYFGQAAYLIHHEGQTLQGLGGENGNPFYLIMPNWFQPVGIVIATLAAVIASQALISGSFTLINEAMRLNFWPKVRIKYPTEVKGQLYIPSINWLLFFGCVGIVLHFEKSSNMEHAYGLAIVLCMIMTTILLNYYLIMKRVKLYFMVPLIAIYLVIEGCFLLANITKFAEGGYVTLIIAIMLISVMTVWYVAKQINKSYTKIVKIDDYKKVLMELSEDLSIPKYATHLVYMTNANRVDEIEQKVMYSILQKRPKRADIYWFVHVNILTEPYKTQYKVTEIAKDDIYRIDFNLGFREPTKINLMFREVIRDMVKNGEVDITSRYESLNKNNIVGDFKFVLSEKFLSNDSDLLWHEKIIMNSYFLIKKLSLSEESAFGLDSSSVKIEKFPMVLHAPDNIGLTRIIK; this comes from the coding sequence ATGAGCGCAGCGCATAAAAACTTACACAGTAAGTTGTCTATAGGTGGTTTGTTGATTACATTAGGGATTATTTATGGAGATATTGGTACTTCTCCATTATATGTGATGAAAGCCATACTTGGTGACCATTCTATTGATGCAGATATTGTTTTAGGAGGTATTTCCTGTGTTTTCTGGACATTAACCCTTCAAACGACTATTAAATATGTACTTATTACTTTAAGTGCTGACAATCATGGAGAAGGAGGTATTTTTGCATTATATGCCTTAGTCAAGAAAACCAAAATAAAATGGCTGATTGTACCCGCTATTATAGGTGGTAGTGCTTTATTGGCAGATGGAATTATTACACCGCCCATTTCAGTTTCTTCTGCGGTTGAAGGAATAAAAACATATTACCCTGAAATAAATACAATACCAATTGTTATTGGAATTTTATTTATATTGTTTACAATTCAACAGTTTGGTACTAAGTTAGTTGGTAAGTTTTTTGCGCCAATGATGCTTATTTGGTTTGCAATGCTTGGAACTTTAGGAGTTGTTCAGATTTTAGATCATCCGGAAGTTATTAAAGCCATTAATCCATATTATGCTTACCATTTATTGTCAATACATCCTGATGGGTTTTTTGTATTAGGATTTGTATTCTTATGTACTACAGGAGCAGAAGCATTGTATTCTGATATGGGGCATTGCGGAAGAAAAAATATTAGAATTAGCTGGGTTTTTGTAAAACTAACTTTGGTTTTGAATTATTTTGGTCAGGCAGCTTATCTAATTCATCACGAAGGACAGACTCTACAAGGATTAGGGGGAGAGAATGGTAATCCGTTTTACTTAATTATGCCCAACTGGTTTCAGCCTGTAGGTATCGTAATAGCAACTTTGGCTGCAGTTATTGCTTCCCAGGCGCTTATCAGTGGTTCATTTACTTTGATAAATGAAGCGATGCGATTGAATTTCTGGCCTAAAGTAAGAATCAAATATCCGACTGAAGTAAAAGGACAATTGTATATTCCGTCCATTAACTGGTTATTGTTTTTTGGATGTGTCGGAATCGTTTTGCACTTTGAAAAGTCAAGTAATATGGAACATGCCTATGGTTTGGCAATTGTACTGTGTATGATTATGACAACCATTTTATTGAATTATTATTTGATCATGAAAAGAGTGAAGCTCTATTTTATGGTTCCTTTGATCGCCATTTATTTAGTAATTGAAGGCTGTTTTTTACTTGCCAATATTACAAAATTTGCGGAGGGCGGTTATGTAACCCTAATTATTGCTATAATGCTGATTTCGGTAATGACTGTATGGTATGTGGCCAAGCAAATTAATAAAAGCTATACTAAAATTGTTAAAATTGACGATTATAAGAAAGTTTTGATGGAATTGAGTGAAGATTTATCGATTCCTAAATATGCAACGCATTTGGTTTACATGACAAATGCAAACCGCGTTGATGAGATAGAGCAAAAAGTAATGTATTCAATTTTGCAAAAGCGTCCTAAACGAGCAGATATCTATTGGTTTGTACATGTCAATATTTTAACGGAACCATATAAAACACAATATAAAGTAACTGAAATTGCTAAAGACGACATTTACAGAATTGATTTCAATTTAGGCTTCAGAGAACCAACAAAAATCAATTTGATGTTTAGGGAAGTTATTCGGGATATGGTAAAAAATGGAGAGGTTGATATTACCAGTCGTTACGAATCGTTGAATAAAAATAATATTGTTGGAGATTTTAAATTCGTATTGTCTGAAAAATTTCTGTCAAATGACTCTGATTTATTATGGCATGAGAAGATAATCATGAACTCCTATTTCCTGATTAAAAAATTGAGTTTGTCTGAAGAAAGTGCTTTTGGCTTAGATAGCAGTTCAGTAAAAATTGAGAAATTTCCAATGGTGCTTCATGCTCCGGATAATATAGGTTTAACGAGAATTATTAAATAA
- the fumC gene encoding class II fumarate hydratase → MKYRIEKDTMGEVQVPADKYWGAQTERSRNNFKIGDSGSMPKEIIEGFAYLKKAAAYANYDLGVLPIEKRDAIAAVCDEILEGKLDDQFPLVIWQTGSGTQSNMNVNEVIANRAQVLKGFEIGEGEQFIKANDDVNKSQSSNDTFPTGMHIAAYKMVVETTIPGVEKLHATLVKKAAEFKDVVKIGRTHLMDATPLTLGQEISGYAAQLAYGLKALKNTLAHLSEIALGGTAVGTGLNTPKGYDVKVAEYIAKFTGHPFVTAENKFEALAAHDAIVESHGALKQLAVSLNKIANDMRMLASGPRSGIGEIHIPENEPGSSIMPGKVNPTQCEALTMVCAQVIGNDVAIAVGGMQGHYELNVFKPVMAANFLQSARLLGDACVSFDEHCAQGIEPNYKRIKELVDNSLMLVTALNTKIGYYKAAEIAQKAHKNGTTLKEEAVRLGYVTPEDFDDWVKPEEMV, encoded by the coding sequence ATGAAATACAGAATAGAAAAAGATACCATGGGCGAGGTCCAGGTTCCGGCCGATAAATATTGGGGTGCACAAACAGAGCGTTCCCGAAATAATTTTAAAATTGGTGATTCAGGATCAATGCCAAAAGAAATTATAGAAGGCTTTGCTTATCTTAAAAAAGCAGCTGCTTATGCCAATTACGATTTAGGAGTTTTGCCAATCGAAAAAAGAGATGCAATTGCAGCAGTCTGCGATGAAATCTTAGAAGGTAAATTAGATGATCAGTTTCCGCTTGTAATCTGGCAGACCGGTTCAGGTACACAAAGCAATATGAACGTCAATGAAGTTATTGCTAATCGTGCGCAGGTTCTCAAAGGTTTTGAAATTGGCGAAGGCGAACAATTCATTAAAGCCAATGATGATGTAAATAAATCACAATCGTCCAATGATACCTTTCCAACCGGAATGCATATTGCAGCCTATAAAATGGTAGTTGAAACCACAATTCCGGGAGTAGAAAAACTGCACGCAACATTAGTCAAAAAAGCAGCCGAATTTAAAGACGTTGTAAAAATTGGCCGTACACACCTAATGGATGCAACGCCATTAACCCTTGGGCAGGAAATTTCAGGCTATGCAGCACAACTGGCATACGGCTTAAAAGCGCTTAAAAATACATTAGCGCACTTATCAGAAATTGCTCTTGGCGGAACTGCGGTTGGTACAGGACTTAACACTCCAAAAGGCTACGATGTAAAAGTGGCAGAATATATTGCAAAATTTACCGGTCATCCATTTGTAACTGCTGAAAACAAGTTTGAAGCTTTGGCTGCCCATGATGCGATTGTTGAATCTCACGGAGCCTTAAAACAATTAGCTGTTTCATTAAATAAAATCGCAAATGATATGAGAATGCTGGCTTCAGGACCGCGTTCCGGAATTGGCGAAATTCATATTCCTGAAAATGAACCCGGGTCTTCTATCATGCCGGGAAAAGTAAATCCAACGCAATGCGAAGCCTTGACAATGGTTTGTGCCCAGGTGATTGGAAATGATGTTGCAATTGCAGTAGGAGGGATGCAGGGACATTATGAACTAAATGTTTTTAAACCTGTTATGGCCGCAAACTTTCTGCAGTCAGCAAGATTATTGGGCGATGCGTGTGTTTCATTCGATGAACATTGTGCTCAGGGAATTGAACCTAATTATAAACGTATCAAAGAATTGGTAGATAACTCACTGATGCTGGTAACAGCTTTAAATACGAAAATAGGGTATTACAAAGCAGCAGAAATTGCCCAAAAGGCTCACAAAAACGGGACTACGCTTAAAGAGGAAGCTGTTCGTTTAGGATACGTAACCCCGGAAGATTTTGATGATTGGGTTAAACCTGAGGAAATGGTGTAG
- a CDS encoding AMP-binding protein, protein MIKLTHKNVHNHFKINGHHLNGAELSSVAYSFIKEGDPNEQAIGEFLLDWFDEKEYIEMKTSGTTGLPKLVRLQKQAMIQSALATGDFFGLKPRDKALLCLPVKFIAGKMMLVRSLILGLDLDITEPSTAPLSFNKTRYDFVAMVPLQVQNSVKSLEKVKKLIVGGAKMDTELEEKLLPLKTEIYETYGMTETITHIAARKTGEKVFTVLPNVNIAKDNRGCLIITIPAISEEPIITNDLVELITENQFTFLGRIDNVINSGGVKLIPEQIEAKLTGKINSRFFVTGIPDSLLGEKLILVIEGEKQVFQEDFFDALDKYEKPKEIVFIPKFKENENGKLLRKPSLQV, encoded by the coding sequence ATGATTAAATTAACACATAAAAATGTTCATAATCATTTTAAAATAAACGGTCATCACCTCAATGGAGCCGAGCTCAGCAGCGTAGCTTACAGCTTTATTAAAGAAGGCGATCCTAACGAACAGGCAATTGGGGAATTCTTATTAGACTGGTTCGATGAAAAAGAGTACATCGAAATGAAAACATCAGGAACTACGGGGCTTCCAAAATTAGTTCGGTTACAAAAACAAGCGATGATACAATCTGCTTTAGCGACAGGTGATTTCTTTGGTTTAAAACCCAGAGACAAAGCATTACTCTGCCTTCCGGTAAAATTTATAGCTGGTAAAATGATGCTGGTAAGAAGCTTAATTTTGGGGCTTGATTTAGATATTACAGAACCAAGCACAGCTCCTTTATCGTTTAATAAAACAAGATATGATTTTGTGGCAATGGTACCTTTGCAAGTACAAAATTCCGTTAAATCATTAGAAAAAGTTAAAAAACTCATCGTTGGCGGTGCAAAAATGGATACCGAATTAGAAGAAAAACTGCTGCCTTTAAAAACGGAAATATATGAAACTTATGGAATGACCGAAACCATTACTCATATTGCAGCCAGAAAAACAGGTGAAAAAGTTTTTACTGTTCTTCCAAATGTAAACATAGCAAAAGACAATCGGGGATGTTTAATAATTACTATTCCTGCTATTTCTGAAGAACCAATTATTACTAATGATCTGGTAGAATTAATAACAGAAAACCAATTTACTTTTTTAGGAAGAATCGACAATGTGATTAACAGCGGCGGCGTAAAATTAATTCCTGAACAAATCGAAGCAAAATTGACAGGAAAAATCAATTCCCGATTTTTTGTTACAGGGATTCCGGATTCTCTTTTAGGTGAAAAATTAATTTTGGTCATTGAAGGTGAGAAACAAGTGTTTCAAGAAGATTTCTTTGATGCTTTAGACAAGTATGAAAAACCAAAAGAAATCGTTTTTATTCCGAAATTTAAGGAAAATGAAAATGGAAAACTGCTGCGTAAACCAAGCTTACAGGTTTAA
- a CDS encoding CPBP family intramembrane glutamic endopeptidase, translating into MFLEQGIKPENSFGKYILGSVIIIIASFLGQIPFTVALVYKSFTDKTTIPSDNDSAMKVFEPNLTLFMLMISFAFALAGAFYVVRHLHNQSILSITTSRRTIDIKRILFSFFLWAGFSIASFLFVYLQSPEQFILNFKPVPFLILVVIGTLLIPIQTSTEEYIFRGYLMQGFAGLARNRWFPLVMTSLIFGSMHWFNPEVTKMGNIIMIYYIGTGLFLGVITLMDEGMELALGFHAANNLIGALLVTSDWSVFQTHSIFIDLSEPSAGLDVIFPIVIIYPILLFIFSKKYNWKNWKEKLTGDITLTEIIKY; encoded by the coding sequence ATGTTTTTAGAACAGGGAATTAAGCCTGAAAATAGCTTTGGAAAGTATATTTTAGGGTCTGTAATCATCATAATTGCTTCGTTTCTTGGTCAGATTCCTTTCACTGTAGCTTTAGTTTACAAAAGTTTTACAGATAAAACCACTATTCCGTCTGATAACGATTCAGCCATGAAAGTATTTGAACCTAATCTTACTTTATTTATGCTTATGATATCATTTGCTTTTGCTTTAGCAGGCGCTTTTTATGTAGTTAGACATCTTCATAATCAAAGTATTCTATCCATTACAACCTCCCGAAGAACAATTGATATCAAGCGTATTTTATTTTCATTTTTTTTATGGGCAGGATTTTCCATAGCAAGCTTTTTGTTTGTCTACTTACAATCTCCTGAACAATTTATTTTGAATTTCAAACCTGTTCCTTTCCTGATTCTGGTAGTTATCGGAACCTTGTTAATTCCGATACAAACCAGCACGGAAGAGTATATTTTCAGGGGCTATCTTATGCAGGGATTTGCTGGTTTAGCGCGAAACAGATGGTTTCCATTAGTAATGACCTCTCTTATATTTGGTTCTATGCACTGGTTTAATCCTGAAGTAACTAAAATGGGTAACATTATAATGATTTATTATATTGGCACCGGTTTATTTTTAGGAGTGATTACTTTAATGGATGAAGGAATGGAGTTAGCATTGGGTTTCCATGCTGCAAACAATCTGATTGGCGCGTTGTTGGTAACTTCAGACTGGTCCGTTTTTCAAACTCATTCTATCTTTATAGATTTATCTGAACCTTCAGCAGGTTTGGATGTTATTTTTCCAATAGTCATTATCTACCCTATTTTACTTTTTATTTTTAGTAAAAAATACAACTGGAAAAACTGGAAAGAAAAGTTAACAGGCGATATAACACTTACTGAAATAATAAAATATTAA
- a CDS encoding oxidoreductase: protein MKKVMLFCSVFVLFLSFKPLNYKDKTAFYGGFTSMETDTLFQDKISIRAISIDKNKVWYGADNSRFGYYDLDKKEKFEEHIYRDTLKLEFRSIAQTSKDVFLLSVGNPALLYSVSKKTQKVKLVYKEVNEKVFYDSMQFWNDKEGIAIGDPTEDTFSVIITRDGGETWAKLLSDKLPTNAKGETAFAASNSNIVIKGDDTWLVSGGKKSRVFYSPDKGKTWKVIETPIVQGKAMAGIFTADFYDSKHGFIAGGDYELPNQKKDNKAFTTDGGKTWELIGQGMGFGYASCVQYVPGGNGKEIICVGSEGIQYSQNGGANWTQLSTDTKLFTIRFVNRNTAIAAGYNKVIRLRFK, encoded by the coding sequence ATGAAAAAAGTAATGTTATTTTGTAGTGTCTTTGTTTTATTTCTATCTTTTAAACCATTGAATTACAAAGACAAAACAGCTTTCTATGGCGGTTTCACATCAATGGAGACAGACACCTTATTTCAGGACAAAATCAGTATCAGGGCAATTTCTATTGACAAAAATAAGGTTTGGTATGGTGCCGATAACTCCCGCTTTGGATATTATGATTTAGATAAAAAAGAGAAATTTGAAGAGCATATTTATCGAGATACCTTAAAATTAGAATTCAGAAGCATCGCTCAAACTTCAAAAGATGTCTTCTTGTTGAGTGTCGGAAATCCGGCTTTACTTTATTCCGTTTCTAAAAAAACACAAAAAGTAAAATTAGTTTACAAAGAAGTTAATGAGAAAGTCTTTTACGACAGTATGCAATTTTGGAATGATAAAGAAGGAATTGCTATTGGTGATCCAACAGAAGATACTTTTTCAGTAATTATAACCCGTGACGGAGGAGAAACATGGGCAAAATTATTATCAGATAAGTTACCAACCAATGCTAAAGGCGAGACGGCTTTTGCTGCCAGCAATTCAAATATTGTTATAAAAGGAGATGACACCTGGCTGGTTTCAGGAGGAAAAAAATCACGAGTTTTCTACTCTCCGGATAAAGGCAAAACCTGGAAGGTAATCGAAACACCTATTGTCCAGGGAAAAGCAATGGCTGGGATTTTCACAGCAGATTTTTACGATTCAAAACATGGATTTATTGCAGGAGGTGATTATGAACTTCCAAACCAAAAAAAAGACAACAAAGCTTTTACAACAGATGGTGGCAAAACATGGGAACTAATTGGTCAGGGCATGGGTTTTGGATATGCATCATGTGTGCAGTATGTACCCGGGGGGAATGGCAAAGAAATTATCTGTGTTGGTTCTGAAGGAATTCAGTATTCTCAAAATGGCGGTGCCAACTGGACACAATTATCTACAGACACGAAACTTTTTACCATTCGTTTTGTTAACAGAAATACAGCAATTGCTGCAGGTTATAATAAAGTTATCAGATTACGATTTAAATAA
- a CDS encoding TonB-dependent receptor domain-containing protein, producing MKKIRFAILILLVFSGLSIYAQQPPSGQNKVKISGKVLEKISKQPLEYATISITAANDPKVIAGGITNPKGEFEVAVAPGTYDIKIEFISFKSTDIKGKNISDDTNLGVINLSEDAAQLNEVVVRAEKSTVEIKLDKKVYNVGQDMIVKGGTVSDVLENVPSVSVDVEGNVSLRGNENVRIFIDGRPSNALNMAEALRQIPADAIDKVEVITNPSARYDAEGGAGILNIVLKKGKNLGLNGSFIVSGGVPETYGASANLNFKTEKVNFFTSTGYDYRTSEGAGITNSTNIKDNQIIGYTDEDKDTERLRKGISTKTGLEWTIAPNTYWTNAISYRDNSGSNNDLVNYNSFDPNHVFTSTRYRLSEGNDTGRDFEYSSNFLKNFNDKGHKLTLDFSYSKDKDSDNSYITDETIGSGEPATIDQTFNNQNQEQLQLQADYVLPLKNGGQFEAGYKGNFNFMDNEYSVKTDNQGNPISGYLSNTLEYNERINSFYTQYGFKVNRFSYLFGLRWEDTVIDVNLLDTPSYNTKKYNNFFPSAFVNYEISDASSVSLSYSKRLSRPRGRFLNPATNYSSNINLFRGNPDLDPSFTDKFDLGYLKRWEKVTFSTSLFYEYTTDVFSFVRTETGQFVGNNPVVLSSPINLAKEQQFGFEFTLNYTPFKIWKINSSFNLSDVKTTGSYTYKNTKSEEITTNLNNETFSWFGRVNSRLSLPYKIDWQLSGMYFGPRNTAQGKSLGNYVVNTAFSKDVLKDKGTIALNVSDLFNSRRMKNETNLSSVNSYSEFQWRKRQINLSFTYRLNMKKTDRDKNAPKNNGNGGEEGGEFQG from the coding sequence ATGAAAAAAATCAGATTTGCAATATTAATCCTGTTAGTGTTTTCGGGATTAAGCATTTATGCACAACAACCACCCTCGGGTCAGAACAAAGTAAAAATTAGTGGTAAAGTTTTAGAAAAAATTTCCAAACAGCCACTTGAATACGCTACAATTTCTATTACAGCTGCAAATGACCCTAAAGTGATTGCAGGTGGAATTACAAATCCAAAAGGGGAATTTGAAGTAGCTGTTGCACCCGGGACTTACGATATAAAAATTGAATTCATTTCGTTTAAGTCAACTGATATCAAAGGGAAAAATATTTCTGACGATACGAATTTAGGAGTAATTAATCTCTCTGAAGATGCAGCACAACTGAATGAAGTTGTGGTTCGCGCAGAAAAGTCAACTGTAGAAATTAAATTAGACAAAAAAGTTTACAACGTTGGTCAGGATATGATCGTAAAAGGAGGAACTGTAAGTGATGTGTTAGAAAATGTCCCTTCGGTTTCTGTAGACGTTGAAGGAAACGTAAGTTTGAGAGGAAACGAAAATGTCCGAATTTTTATAGACGGACGTCCTTCAAACGCATTAAATATGGCAGAAGCTTTACGACAGATTCCGGCAGATGCTATTGATAAAGTGGAAGTGATTACAAACCCATCTGCCCGCTATGACGCTGAAGGTGGTGCAGGTATCCTGAATATTGTGCTGAAAAAAGGTAAAAATTTAGGTTTGAACGGAAGTTTTATTGTCTCAGGCGGAGTTCCGGAAACGTATGGAGCAAGTGCCAATTTGAATTTTAAAACAGAGAAAGTAAACTTTTTTACTTCTACCGGATATGATTACAGAACTAGTGAAGGAGCGGGTATAACCAATTCTACCAATATTAAAGATAATCAAATCATTGGATATACCGATGAAGACAAAGATACCGAACGTCTCAGAAAAGGAATATCGACAAAAACAGGTCTTGAGTGGACAATAGCGCCTAATACATATTGGACAAATGCTATAAGCTACAGAGATAATAGCGGCTCTAATAATGATTTGGTAAATTATAATTCTTTTGATCCGAATCATGTATTTACTTCAACGCGATACCGATTAAGTGAAGGGAACGATACAGGAAGGGATTTTGAATATTCATCTAATTTCCTGAAAAACTTCAACGATAAAGGTCATAAATTAACGTTAGATTTTTCATATTCTAAAGATAAAGATTCGGATAATTCGTATATCACCGATGAGACAATAGGAAGCGGTGAACCTGCAACTATCGACCAAACTTTTAATAATCAAAACCAGGAACAGTTACAGCTTCAGGCCGATTATGTACTGCCATTAAAAAATGGTGGTCAGTTCGAAGCGGGTTATAAAGGTAACTTTAATTTTATGGATAATGAATATAGTGTTAAGACTGATAATCAGGGAAATCCAATTAGTGGGTATCTTTCTAACACTTTAGAATACAATGAACGCATTAATTCATTTTATACGCAATATGGTTTTAAGGTTAATAGATTTTCTTATTTGTTTGGTTTGCGTTGGGAGGATACAGTTATTGATGTTAATTTATTGGATACGCCAAGTTATAATACGAAAAAATATAATAATTTCTTTCCAAGCGCATTCGTAAATTATGAAATATCAGATGCGAGCAGCGTTTCTTTGAGCTACAGTAAGCGTTTGTCGAGACCACGAGGACGTTTCCTGAATCCGGCGACAAATTATTCCAGTAATATTAACTTGTTTAGAGGTAATCCGGATTTAGATCCGTCATTTACTGATAAATTTGACTTAGGTTATTTAAAACGTTGGGAAAAAGTAACTTTTAGTACTTCCTTGTTTTATGAATACACTACAGATGTGTTCTCATTTGTCAGAACTGAAACAGGACAATTTGTAGGCAATAACCCGGTCGTTTTAAGCAGCCCGATTAACCTGGCAAAAGAGCAGCAGTTTGGTTTTGAATTTACATTGAATTACACGCCGTTTAAAATCTGGAAAATAAACAGTAGTTTTAATCTTTCAGATGTTAAAACGACAGGAAGTTATACGTATAAAAATACCAAAAGCGAAGAAATTACAACCAATTTAAACAATGAAACTTTCTCATGGTTTGGAAGAGTAAATTCGCGTTTATCATTACCTTATAAAATTGACTGGCAATTATCCGGAATGTATTTTGGACCAAGAAATACGGCCCAGGGAAAAAGTTTGGGTAACTATGTAGTAAATACAGCATTTAGCAAAGATGTTTTAAAAGATAAAGGTACCATTGCTTTAAATGTAAGTGATCTTTTCAATTCAAGAAGAATGAAAAATGAAACGAATCTCTCAAGTGTGAATTCTTACAGTGAATTTCAATGGAGAAAAAGACAAATCAACTTGTCATTTACCTACAGGCTGAATATGAAAAAAACTGACAGGGATAAAAATGCACCAAAAAATAATGGAAACGGCGGTGAAGAAGGTGGTGAATTCCAGGGATAA
- a CDS encoding arsenate reductase family protein → MIQIYHNPRCGKSRTCLAFVDQSNQEYEIIPYLTETPSFDELKKLIGKLNLKPIELVRTKEKIWIENYKEKTLTDSEIIQAMIENPILIERPIVIKEGKAIIGRDIEKVASFLEGI, encoded by the coding sequence ATGATACAAATTTATCATAATCCCCGTTGCGGAAAATCAAGGACCTGTCTGGCTTTTGTAGATCAATCAAATCAGGAATACGAAATTATTCCTTATCTTACGGAAACGCCATCCTTTGATGAATTAAAAAAATTGATCGGGAAATTAAATTTGAAACCTATTGAGCTTGTCAGGACTAAAGAGAAAATCTGGATTGAAAATTATAAAGAAAAAACATTAACTGATTCAGAAATCATTCAGGCTATGATTGAGAATCCAATTTTGATTGAAAGACCAATCGTAATTAAAGAAGGAAAAGCGATTATTGGCCGGGATATTGAAAAAGTAGCTTCTTTTTTAGAAGGAATATAA
- a CDS encoding RsmB/NOP family class I SAM-dependent RNA methyltransferase, which yields MRLHRNLVYTTIDSLNAIFNEGEYADKVVARALKKDKRWGSSDRKFVAETIYEIVRWKRLYAEIAEVKEPYDRDNLWRMFAVWAVLRGYPIPDWRQLEGTPERKIKGRFDELSKVRALKESIPDWMDELGAKELGEKVWAKEIAAQNQPAKVILRTNTLKGTKESLRNTLMDLNIETEYLKDQPEALVLKERANVFLTDAFKQGLFEVQDANSQLVAGFLDVKPGMRVVDTCAGAGGKTLHIASLMENKGQLIAMDLYESKLKQLKLRAKRNGAFNIEYRIIDTTKVIKKLHEKADRVLIDAPCSGLGVLKRNPDSKWKLQPEFIDNIRKVQSEVLESYSKIVKPGGKLVYATCSVLPSENQEQVEKFLKTEIGQQFTFIEDRKLLASDSGFDGFYMALLERKK from the coding sequence ATGAGATTACACAGAAATTTAGTTTATACTACCATCGATTCTTTGAACGCAATTTTCAATGAAGGAGAATATGCGGATAAAGTGGTAGCCAGAGCATTAAAAAAAGACAAACGTTGGGGAAGTTCTGACAGGAAGTTTGTTGCTGAAACCATATACGAAATTGTTCGTTGGAAAAGATTGTATGCTGAAATTGCCGAAGTTAAAGAACCCTATGACAGAGATAATCTGTGGAGAATGTTTGCAGTTTGGGCCGTTTTAAGAGGATATCCAATTCCGGACTGGAGACAATTAGAAGGAACTCCTGAAAGAAAAATAAAAGGTCGTTTTGACGAGCTTTCAAAAGTTAGGGCTTTAAAAGAATCTATCCCTGACTGGATGGATGAATTAGGCGCAAAAGAATTAGGAGAAAAGGTCTGGGCAAAAGAAATTGCAGCCCAAAACCAGCCTGCAAAAGTTATCTTAAGGACTAATACGCTTAAAGGAACTAAAGAAAGTCTTAGAAATACATTGATGGATTTAAATATTGAGACAGAATATTTAAAAGATCAGCCTGAAGCTTTGGTTTTGAAAGAAAGAGCAAATGTGTTTTTGACAGATGCATTCAAGCAAGGACTTTTTGAGGTTCAGGATGCAAACTCTCAATTAGTTGCCGGGTTTTTGGATGTAAAGCCAGGAATGCGTGTTGTTGATACTTGTGCCGGAGCCGGCGGAAAAACATTGCATATTGCTTCTTTAATGGAAAACAAAGGACAATTAATTGCAATGGATTTGTATGAAAGTAAACTCAAGCAATTAAAATTAAGAGCCAAAAGAAATGGTGCTTTTAATATTGAATACCGTATTATTGATACGACAAAAGTGATTAAAAAACTGCATGAAAAAGCAGATCGTGTTTTGATTGATGCACCTTGCAGCGGATTAGGGGTATTAAAAAGAAACCCGGATTCTAAATGGAAATTACAACCTGAATTTATTGATAACATCCGTAAAGTACAGTCTGAGGTTTTAGAAAGTTATTCTAAAATTGTAAAACCAGGAGGAAAATTGGTATATGCAACATGTTCTGTTTTACCATCAGAAAATCAGGAACAGGTAGAGAAATTCCTTAAAACTGAAATCGGGCAACAATTTACTTTTATTGAAGACCGTAAATTATTGGCATCAGATTCAGGTTTTGACGGCTTTTATATGGCATTATTAGAACGCAAAAAATAA